The sequence below is a genomic window from Nakaseomyces glabratus chromosome F, complete sequence.
AAATCACTGAGATCAAAGTGGCGTTGActaaattaataaaattggGCATCTATACAAAAAACCAAGTCTAAAATCATGATCAATAGAAGAGTAGGTATTAGGATCCCAACTAAACTGAGTATTCCAAAGCAGGACTTCAGCCAGTCATGGGAAATATTAGAAAGTGCACTAAACCACATATATGCTGAGGATACGGAAAAACTGTCATTTGGAGATTTGTATAGGACAATTTATACACAAGTACTAAATCGTAATGGGGAAAAACTGTATTCGGCCTTCGAAGCCTATATGGCCAAGAAACTTGATGAGATAAGGGAATTGACGTTCACTGAGCATGTATTAAGCGATAATGATTCATTTCTGCTTGAAATGGGAGAGCTGTGGAAGAAACAATCTGATATTCTGAAAACGATCAGTGATCTTACGATATATATGGATAAAGTTTATTCAAAACCAAACAGAGTGCCAGAAATACACGAGTTAGGTCtacaaatattcaaaaagcatatattaatgaaaatCAAGGATCAATTACTAAATAGTATACTTGCCGATATCAACTCTGTTCGTGATTGCCAAGAATTAGATCTTCAGAAGGCTCACTTATGGAAATTGCTTGTTTCTATGATGGAAACTATTACAGATACTAAGGATACATTTTACCTAAACTATTTTGAACCAAAATTCCTTAACGATACTGGACTATATTATAAGAAATCATTCACACCTACAGATAAATCTGCCACAGAGTGCCTGGAAAAGATTAGAGTTCTTCAatcatttgaaattgaaatgtGCGAGGACTATCTAAACAAAGATACCatattaaaattaaatCATGTGTTAGAAGAGGTTCTTTATAACCAGAAACTTAATATTCATGTCCCAGAACTAATCAAAATCTCGTTTGAACAAGACAATTATGAATTATTGGACCAAATATACACTGTTTCATTATCTGATGATTATAGGCTCCAGATTGTGAATGCAATTAAATCATACATGCTAAAACACTGTAACAACTCTGAACCGAAAGAAATTCCAAAGAAGAGGTACTTATATGCTATACAATGGACCGCAAGAGTTCTCGCAACATATAAAAAGTGTCATGAGTTCCTCTCCAATGTCAATTTTGGATCTGTAGTTGTCAGAAAAAGTGAAGCTGATAATGAAACAGAAACAAAAGCTTACAATTCAGCTGTAATCAGCAATGAAGTATTTTCTGAGTACTTGAATCAAGATGGTAAAAGATCATCGGAATTTGTGACGATTTACCTAGATTCATGTTTGAAACTGTCAAtagagaaacaaaaatataaacaaGTGAAACAGGATTTAGATGCCGCTGTAAAGCTGTTCAAGCTTCTGCAGGAAAAGGACATTTTTTCGCAATACTACCAACAGCAGCTGTCCAAGAGATTATTACAACAAAAGTCATCTCTAGACTTAGAGAGATGGTTAATAACTCAGATCAAAAGTGAAATGGGCTCATTATTTACATCAAAACTTGAAGGTATGCTAAGAGATGTAAATTCTTCCATCGAGCTATATAAGACTTTCCAAAATACTACAAAGGAAGCGGTTGCTGGATTTATG
It includes:
- the CUL3 gene encoding cullin CUL3 (CAGL0F08635g~Ortholog(s) have ubiquitin-protein transferase activity, role in protein ubiquitination involved in ubiquitin-dependent protein catabolic process and Cul3-RING ubiquitin ligase complex, cytoplasm, nucleus localization) yields the protein MINRRVGIRIPTKLSIPKQDFSQSWEILESALNHIYAEDTEKLSFGDLYRTIYTQVLNRNGEKLYSAFEAYMAKKLDEIRELTFTEHVLSDNDSFLLEMGELWKKQSDILKTISDLTIYMDKVYSKPNRVPEIHELGLQIFKKHILMKIKDQLLNSILADINSVRDCQELDLQKAHLWKLLVSMMETITDTKDTFYLNYFEPKFLNDTGLYYKKSFTPTDKSATECLEKIRVLQSFEIEMCEDYLNKDTILKLNHVLEEVLYNQKLNIHVPELIKISFEQDNYELLDQIYTVSLSDDYRLQIVNAIKSYMLKHCNNSEPKEIPKKRYLYAIQWTARVLATYKKCHEFLSNVNFGSVVVRKSEADNETETKAYNSAVISNEVFSEYLNQDGKRSSEFVTIYLDSCLKLSIEKQKYKQVKQDLDAAVKLFKLLQEKDIFSQYYQQQLSKRLLQQKSSLDLERWLITQIKSEMGSLFTSKLEGMLRDVNSSIELYKTFQNTTKEAVAGFMFKPQILTPTSWPFQAPDRVDPNFKLPETLQGIQDSFETFYTNKYNQRILKWSHHLSSIEVGYQFAKTYHEIHLPIYAASIFFLFENHDSLTKDEIQDMTGLPDVELDKLLLSMTTAPRSKILVKSPPSKIINSTDTFAINEDFTAPTTKVKLQMIIGVVQPNNGTGEPNKASIMDNVERERQEVTNAAIVRLMKSERHLQFSELQEKTAVQLAQRFTLSLATFKACIETLIEKEYIQRDVDDHEFLHYIT